From a single Pseudopipra pipra isolate bDixPip1 chromosome 7, bDixPip1.hap1, whole genome shotgun sequence genomic region:
- the CAVIN2 gene encoding caveolae-associated protein 2, protein MGEAAGGSAVPPLPPSEAVGGQVNALTVLALLEKLVSMLEAVEGQQRQMEQRQRGLEGAVRGIQGDLGKLCRSHGATGEAVEKLLEKSRKVCAHTRAVRERLERQCDQVRRLEQHHAQLLRRDRFKVLIFQEENEIPASVFAKEPIPSITEGKEEPVDENKTLEETLHTVELGSDDEMFHEEDDVDDSAEEKTEESRAEKLKRSSLKKVDSLKKAFSRQNIEKKMNKISTKIVSPERREKIKKSLTVHHQKSSSSKSSGFKVPPLAFNTKKGREGESPAEAEDRPSETASNDQAENEDEMSFADMHSDMTPTTSLTEEGKAVVDSLEQEARMEGKAMMNNNIELSIVEDDDEEYGMPLEVSSQKLYDERNNPFSGEMEQSDEEKAQAAVLQVDHTA, encoded by the exons atgggggaggcggcgggaggCAGCGCGGTGCCCCCGCTCCCGCCGTCGGAGGCGGTCGGGGGGCAGGTGAACGCTCTGACcgtcctggccctgctggagaAACTCGTCTCGATGCTGGAAGCGGTGGAAGGTCAACAGCGGCAGATGGAGCAGAGGCAGCGGGGTTTGGAAGGGGCGGTGCGGGGCATTCAGGGAGACCTGGGGAAACTGTGCCGCAGCCACGGGGCGACGGGGGAAGCGgtggagaagctgctggagaagTCGCGGAAGGTGTGCGCGCACACCCGCGCCGTGCGGGAGCGCCTGGAGCGGCAGTGCGACCAGGTGCGGCGCCTCGAGCAGCACCACGCCCAGCTGCTCCGCCGGGACCGCTTCAAGGTGCTCATCTTCCAG GAGGAAAATGAGATCCCTGCCAGTGTTTTTGCAAAAGAGCCTATTCCCAGCATTACAGAAGGGAAAGAGGAGCCTGTGGATGAGAACAAAACACTGGAAGAAACCTTGCACACAGTGGAATTGGGTTCAGATGATGAAATGTTTCACGAGGAAGATGATGTGGATGACAgtgcagaggagaaaacagaagaatcAAGAGCTGAGAAACTTAAAAGGTCCAGCCTCAAGAAGGTAGACAGCCTCAAGAAAGCATTTTCCCGCCAAAACATCGAGAAGAAGATGAACAAGATCAGCACAAAGATCGTGTCACCTGAACGGAGAGAAAAGATCAAGAAATCACTTACTGTACATCATCAGAAGTCCTCTTCTTCAAAGAGTTCGGGTTTCAAAGTACCTCCCCTCGCATTCAACACGAAGAAAGGCCGCGAAGGGGAAAGCCCTGCAGAAGCCGAGGACAGACCATCGGAAACTGCAAGCAATGACCAAGCTGAGAATGAGGATGAAATGTCCTTCGCTGACATGCACTCGGATATGACACCCACCACCTCGCTGACCGAGGAGGGCAAAGCAGTGGTCGATTCTCTAGAGCAGGAAGCCAGAATGGAAGGCAAAGCCATGATGAACAACAACATCGAGCTGTCCATTgttgaagatgatgatgaagagTACGGGATGCCTCTAGAAGTTTCTAGCCAGAAACTGTATGATGAAAGAAACAACCCATTTAGCGGGGAAATGGAACAATCTGATGAAGAAAAGGCCCAAGCAGCTGTCCTGCAGGTAGACCATACAGCGTAA